CGGCTTGGCCGGGCAAGCTGCGGCGGCTGACTACACGTTGCGCGCGACAGCGAATTCCAATGAGGATGACGAGGATTACGACGGTCTGGTCGTGTTCAAGGACTATGTCGAGAAAGCTTCGAATGGCGCTATCGAGGTGGAACTGTTCATCGGTACCCAGCTTTGTTCGAACGGGGCCGAATGTCTGCAAGGACTCGCGGATGGCTCGATCGACATATTCATTTCCACCTCGGGCGGAGCTGCGGGCATTTTCCCCTATGTCCAGGTGCTGGATCTGCCCTATGTCATGTCGGACGACCGGATAGCCGAACACGTGCTGAGCGGGGATTTTACCCGCAAGATTCGTGACATGGCTCTGGAGGACAGCGGCGGCAAGATTCGCCTGATGACCATCGGGAATACCGGCGGCTGGCGCAACTTTGCGAATACTCAACACCGAGTGCAAACCCCCGCCGATCTGGAGGGACTCAAGATCCGTACTGTGGTCGCCGATCTGCCGCAGGAGCTGGTCCGCGCCCTCGGGGCCGCTCCGACACCGATCCCATGGCCGGAATTGTTCACGTCATTTCAGACAGGGGTCGTCGAAGGGTCCAAGAACGGCATCACCGATATCATGAACATGAAGTTCCCGGATGCCGGCCTGAAATACATGACGCTGGATCGCCACGCCTATATGGGTGCGTTATGGTTCATGTCCAATGACAGCTTCACGACCATGCCCGAAGACATGCGGCAAGTCGTGGTGGATGGTTTCTATCAGTTGCAGCAGGCGACCTTCGCAAGCCCCAAGCGGAAATCCATTCAGGCTTACGAGGATTTCGTTGCGGCGGGCGGCGATCTCTATGTCCCGACGCCGGAAGAGAAAGCGGCCTTCGCCGAAGCAGCTGAGCCGGTTTACGAATGGTTCAAGCAGAATGTCGATGGCGGAGAGGAAGCCTTCAATGCGCTGACCGAAGCCGTGGCATTGGCCGAAGAGGAGGTCAGCGCCGCGCGAGCTGCTGATATCGAGTAGGAGTACCAGATAGCGATTGACCGCTGTGGTGGCCTTTCGGTGAATACTTTGATCGGCCGCGCCCATGTACGGTTCTCATGCATGGGCGTGCTTGTCAGGACGATAGCTTCGTCACGAAATCATTCCATTGCGTTTCAGCATGTCGATATCCTGCTGCAACGTCTCCGAGAACGCTTGCGCCGTATTGCTCGGTGGGCGGTCGTCGGGAGCGAAGAGCGCGATCTCCCATTCGATGGTCGGGATCAGCGGCTTCGTCGCAACGCGGCGGTGATCGATCAGCAGTTCCGCAATCGGGTCGATGATCGCGATTCCGGTGCCCTCGGCCACCAGCGAGCAGACACCGTGCAGGGTTCGCATCTCGGCTGTAATGTTGCGTTCGACATTGATCGTCTGCATCAGGTAGTCCACTCGCGTTCGCAATGGGCTTGCCGGGGGCAACTCGACGAAGGCTTCATGCCGGATGCGGGGCAGGGGTATTGCACCGGGTTTGTTCAGTGGGTGTTCGATGGGTAGGGCGCAAAGCGCTTCGCACCGGCCAAGGGGCTTTACGTTGGCGCCGTAGCTTTCCGCCTCGAGCGTAATGCCCAGACCGATATCGCAACTGCGTTCGGAGATCATCCGCAGCAACTCCCCCAGCCCCACATCCAGCAGGCGGACGGTGACGTCGGGATGTGCTTTCTTGAAGCGCGCGATGGCACCGATCAGGAATGTGTCGCAAAAGATCGGTTGGGCGGCGATCACAATATTGCCGCGCTGAGTGTTCGCGATTGCGTCGGCCTCTCGACCGAGATCACGATACCCATCCAGCAACCGCGCGACCGACTCGTGAAACAAGAGTGCCTCAGCGGTGGGGGCAAGCTGGTTCCGCTTGCGCTCGAATAACTTGAAACCAAGTTGCTTTTCCAGCGATGTCAATAATTTGCTGACCAGTGGCTGCCCCACGCCCATGGCATTCGCGGCAGCCTGCGTGCCACCCTGACGCATATAGGCATCGAAGGCTTCCAATTCGCGGAGTTTCACGGCCACCCTCCCAGTATTCCAATACTGAATATACTGAGAGAATGTTGCTCGATTTGGAATACTATGCAAGCACTCTGTCCGACCTATCCGGCAGCCCGAACATCTGATTGCCGGCACACAGGAGGAGTTACCATGAAAAAGCTACTCGCAACCGTTGCTGCCTTGACCGCGCTGGCTGGTCCACTGGCTGCGCAGGATTATCCGAACTCGGCTGTCACGCTCGTCATACCCTATGGGCCCGGTGGGGCTTCGGACCTCGCGGGGCGCGCATTGGCCGAATCCGCCGGCAAATATCTGGATGAGCCGATCACCGTCGTGAATCGTCCGGGCGCGGGTGGGATGAATGGCGCACGCTCCGTCTCGGAAGCCGAGCCGGACGGATACACGCTTCTGCTGGCCCGCGTTGGCATGGCGTTGACCCCGGCAGTGAACCCCCAAGCATCGGTTGACTGGGATGCCTATAGTTTCCTCGGGTCGCTCGAGGCGACACCGATGATCCTCGCGGTGCGTGCCGATTCTCCGTATGAAACAGTGGAGGATCTTGTTGCGGCCATGGAAGAAAACCCCGGTCAGATGGCCTATGCCGCATCCGGAGCGACTGCGATTGACGGGTTTACCGTGCAGTCGCTTCTGGCCGATGCGGAACTCGATCCCCTGACGGCGGCGACATTGGTGCCCTACAAGGGCGGCGGTGAGCTGGCGACCGCGCTTCTCGGCGGCCATGTGGATTTCCTTGCGATCTCTGCCGCTTCCCTGATGCCGCATATCGAAAGCGGTGACATGAAGCCGTTGATGGTGTTTGCCCCGGACCGGATGGATGATCTGCCCGACGTACCGACGGCGAGCGAGCAGGGCTATGAAACCGCTGGCCAGATCACCGGTTGGAGCGCGCTCTACGGACCCAAGGATCTGCCCGAAGAGGTTCAGGAAACCTGGGCCGAGGTTCTGACCAATGTAGCCGAGGACGAGACCTGGCTGGAGCTGGCGGAACGCCGCGGCTCAATCTCGACCGTGGGTAAATTCGACATGCCGGATTACGCCAAGGAACAATATGACCTGTTCCATGGCCTTGCCAAGGATTTCGGTTACCTGGCCGAATAAAAGATAGGCGAAGGGCGAAGCAACAAGGGAAACATCATGGTCAAGGCAACCCTGCGTGGACTGTGCATGGCGGCATTCTTTGCGGTCGTGGTGTGGGCGCTGATTCCGGTCTATGTGCCGCGCCCGGCTTTTATTCCCGGCTTTGCCCCGCCGCCCGATTTCTGGCCGAGAGCGGTGTCGATTGCCGGTCTTGCCCTCGGGCTCATATCGGCGAGCATGGCGCTGATGGGCAAGACCCCGCCACTGAACGTTGAAGAGATACAAGAGGGTACGGAACCGGTCCGCGTGCTGATCCTGCGTTTCGTTGCCGCCTTGATGGCATTGGCAGCCTTTGTGGTGTTGACGGAATATCTCGGCTTTCTGTTGGCTGCGATGGTGCTGACGGCCGCCACAATCCTGCTGACAGGCGAACGGCGCTTGCTGGTTTGGGCCGGGTTCTGCGCGGTTGTGGTCCCGTTGGCGCTACAACTCTTCTTTTCGAAGGCACTCGGAACCCAATTCCCACCGGGTCTGCTGTTTCACTGATCCCCGATAGCTGATGCGAGCGATATGATGCTGAACGATCTGCTGACAGCCTTGCAGGCGGTCGCCACCCTGCAGAATTTCCTGATCATGGCAGCCGGTATCTGGGCCGGGGTGGTGATCGGGGCTATCCCCGGCATGACCGGGACGATGGCCGTGACGCTGGCATTGCCCTTCACCTTCTATATGGAGCCGGTTTCCAGCATCCTGCTGCTGGTCGCGTTGTACAAGGGATCGACCTATGGCGGTTCGGTCTCGGCAATCCTGATCCGAACGCCGGGGACGGCATCGGCAGCCTGCACGGCGCTCGACGGCTATCCATTGGCGCAACAAGGCAAGGCAGGCAAGGCGTTGAACATGGCGCTTTACTCTTCGGTCGTTGGGGATTTCCTCTCGAATATCTCGCTCATCTTCCTTGCCGCGCCGCTGGCATTGCTGGCGCTCAATGTGGGGCCACCCGAATATTTCATGCTGATGGTCTTCGCGCTGACGACCGTGGCCGGTGTCTCGGGCAATTCGCTGCTCATGGGTCTGGTCTCGGCCTGCCTGGGGCTTCTGCTGGCAACGGCGGGTGAAGACATGTACGGATCGTTCCGTTTCGCCTTCACCGACGATATGCAGGCGGGCCTTGCGGTGGCGCCGGTCCTGATCGGCCTTTTCGCGCTGCCGGAACTGTTCAAGCTGATCGTGTTCCGCAACCCGCCCAAGGCGCGGGCCATGCAGTTGGGCGATGACAGGGTGAGCCGGAAGGAATTGCGCCCCGTCATCAAATCGCTTTTGCGCGGCAGTTTCATCGGCGTGATCCTTGGGGCGATTCCGGGTATTGGCCCTTCGGCCGCCGCCTTCTTTTCCTACGGCGCCGCGCAGCGGTCGTCGCCAAGGGCCGATAATTTCGGCAAGGGTGAGCTGGAAGGCATCGCCGCATCGGAATCGGCCAATAACGGTGCCTGCGGAGCGACGATGATCCCGCTGCTCGCTCTGGGCGTACCGGGCGACGTCATCACCGGGGTCATGCTGGGTGCCTTCATGATCCAGGGCCTGACGCCGGGGCCGCTGCTGTTTCAGACCAATATCCACGAGATTTACATGCTGTTCATCGGCATGCTGCTGTCATCGGTTCTCCTTTTCGGCGCGGGCAAGCTGACGATGCGCATGTTCACCTATATCGCCAAGATTCCCGCGACCCTGCTGAGCCCGCTGGTTCTGGTGCTTTGCCTTTACGGTATCTACTCCATCGGCAACAGCATGTTCGATGTGATCGTCCTTCTTGCGATGGGTGTGGGCGGGTTCGTGATGTATCTCTTGAACATTCCTGCAGCGCCTTTCCTGATCGCCTTTATCCTCGGCCCGATGATCGAAGAGAACCTGCGGCGCGCTCTTGCCATCTCGCGTGGCGATCCCACGGTGCTTTTGTCATCGCCGATCACATGGATCTTCGCGGCCCTTGTCCTGTTCGTGGTGGGCCTCACGATCCGGCGCGAAATTAAGAAAGCCAATGAAAGAAAGGCACGTTTCCAATGAAGGACCTGTCGGGCGCAATCAGCCAGCATCCGCGGCTTGGCGATGCAAAGGATCACCTGAAGACCCTGATCGGGTTCGATACGACCAGCCGCAATTCGAACCTGCCATTGATCGACCACATGGCCGAATTTCTCGAGGTTCTGGGAGGCAAGATTACACGGTTGCAGGATGAGACAGGGCAAAAAGCCAACCTGATTGCCCGTTTCGGTCCACCTGAAATCTCCGGAATCGTCCTTTCCGGCCATACGGACGTTGTCCCCGCGGGTGGAACCAACTGGACCACCCCACCCTTCGATGCCGATGAACGTGATGGCCGGATCTTCGGTCGCGGCAGTTGCGACATGAAGGCGTTCGCGGCCTGTGTCATGGCGGCAATGCGCGATATCGATCAGATCGAACTGTCCCGCCCGCTCTACCTCTGCTTTTCCTATGACGAGGAGGTGGGTTGCCTTGGCGCACCGCAGATCGCGCGCTATCTGAAAGAGCTGGATGTGCCGCCAAGTTTTGCCGTGATCGGAGAGCCGAGCGATATGAAGCTGGTCGCCGGTCAGAAAGGCAAGATCGCCATGCGCGCCACTTTCCACGGCACCAGCGGGCATTCTTCGTTTGCTCCGGCGCATGTCAACGCCGTGGCCTATGCGGCCCGCGCGGTCTCGATGATCGATGCACGGGCGCGCCGCTATGAGACGGAGGGACCTTTCGATCCGGCCTTTACCGTGCCGCATGCCACATGCCTGGTCACGATGATCGACGGTGGGGTTGCCACGAATGTCACCCCGGACCGCTGCAGCTTCACGTTTGAGTTGCGGAGTATCGACGAATTGGCAGCGCAGGCTGATCTTGATGAACTGCTGACCGAGATTCGCGAAACGCTGGAGCCCGAGATGAAAGCCGGGCATCCCGATGCCGGAATCCGGTTCGAACGCATTTTTGCCTATCCGGCCATGGGTGACGCGCGTGGAACAGATGCTTTTGCTGAACTTCGGCCGGTGATGCCGGAATATTCCGGCAAGGTGTCATATGGGTCGGAAGGTGGCGTTTTCGAGGTGGAAGGCGGCATTCCCTCGATCATTGTCGGCCCTGGTTCGATTGAACAGGCACATAAGGCGGACGAGTTCGTCGAGATCGACCAGTTGAACCGCTGTCTGCATTTTCTCGACAATCTTCTGGATCAGGTCGGTATCCAGAAATAACCTGCCCTTGATCCAAGCTTTGAGATGACAAGCCGATGACGGGATCGGCTTGTCTCGATGCGGCAGGGCTTCTACAGTCCACCCGTCTGGTGCCATGGCCTTTCCGGGGCCTGGAGAATCGGGAACGCGGTGCAATTCCGCGACGTGCCCAACGCTGTGAGGCGGATGGCGCAGCAAAGGCCACTGACCCTTCGGTTGGGAAGGCGCTGCGCCGCGTGAAGCCGAGTCAGAAGACCGGCCAGGCAGGATGGATCTTTCCCGTGCGGACGACGGGAGGGTCGTCAATGTTGCCGAGACAGGGGAGAATGTCA
This region of Paracoccus saliphilus genomic DNA includes:
- a CDS encoding Bug family tripartite tricarboxylate transporter substrate binding protein yields the protein MKKLLATVAALTALAGPLAAQDYPNSAVTLVIPYGPGGASDLAGRALAESAGKYLDEPITVVNRPGAGGMNGARSVSEAEPDGYTLLLARVGMALTPAVNPQASVDWDAYSFLGSLEATPMILAVRADSPYETVEDLVAAMEENPGQMAYAASGATAIDGFTVQSLLADAELDPLTAATLVPYKGGGELATALLGGHVDFLAISAASLMPHIESGDMKPLMVFAPDRMDDLPDVPTASEQGYETAGQITGWSALYGPKDLPEEVQETWAEVLTNVAEDETWLELAERRGSISTVGKFDMPDYAKEQYDLFHGLAKDFGYLAE
- the dctP gene encoding TRAP transporter substrate-binding protein DctP, encoding MLKRTCISLAMMAMLGLAGQAAAADYTLRATANSNEDDEDYDGLVVFKDYVEKASNGAIEVELFIGTQLCSNGAECLQGLADGSIDIFISTSGGAAGIFPYVQVLDLPYVMSDDRIAEHVLSGDFTRKIRDMALEDSGGKIRLMTIGNTGGWRNFANTQHRVQTPADLEGLKIRTVVADLPQELVRALGAAPTPIPWPELFTSFQTGVVEGSKNGITDIMNMKFPDAGLKYMTLDRHAYMGALWFMSNDSFTTMPEDMRQVVVDGFYQLQQATFASPKRKSIQAYEDFVAAGGDLYVPTPEEKAAFAEAAEPVYEWFKQNVDGGEEAFNALTEAVALAEEEVSAARAADIE
- a CDS encoding tripartite tricarboxylate transporter permease; translation: MLNDLLTALQAVATLQNFLIMAAGIWAGVVIGAIPGMTGTMAVTLALPFTFYMEPVSSILLLVALYKGSTYGGSVSAILIRTPGTASAACTALDGYPLAQQGKAGKALNMALYSSVVGDFLSNISLIFLAAPLALLALNVGPPEYFMLMVFALTTVAGVSGNSLLMGLVSACLGLLLATAGEDMYGSFRFAFTDDMQAGLAVAPVLIGLFALPELFKLIVFRNPPKARAMQLGDDRVSRKELRPVIKSLLRGSFIGVILGAIPGIGPSAAAFFSYGAAQRSSPRADNFGKGELEGIAASESANNGACGATMIPLLALGVPGDVITGVMLGAFMIQGLTPGPLLFQTNIHEIYMLFIGMLLSSVLLFGAGKLTMRMFTYIAKIPATLLSPLVLVLCLYGIYSIGNSMFDVIVLLAMGVGGFVMYLLNIPAAPFLIAFILGPMIEENLRRALAISRGDPTVLLSSPITWIFAALVLFVVGLTIRREIKKANERKARFQ
- a CDS encoding LysR family transcriptional regulator; protein product: MKLRELEAFDAYMRQGGTQAAANAMGVGQPLVSKLLTSLEKQLGFKLFERKRNQLAPTAEALLFHESVARLLDGYRDLGREADAIANTQRGNIVIAAQPIFCDTFLIGAIARFKKAHPDVTVRLLDVGLGELLRMISERSCDIGLGITLEAESYGANVKPLGRCEALCALPIEHPLNKPGAIPLPRIRHEAFVELPPASPLRTRVDYLMQTINVERNITAEMRTLHGVCSLVAEGTGIAIIDPIAELLIDHRRVATKPLIPTIEWEIALFAPDDRPPSNTAQAFSETLQQDIDMLKRNGMIS
- the argE gene encoding acetylornithine deacetylase, coding for MKDLSGAISQHPRLGDAKDHLKTLIGFDTTSRNSNLPLIDHMAEFLEVLGGKITRLQDETGQKANLIARFGPPEISGIVLSGHTDVVPAGGTNWTTPPFDADERDGRIFGRGSCDMKAFAACVMAAMRDIDQIELSRPLYLCFSYDEEVGCLGAPQIARYLKELDVPPSFAVIGEPSDMKLVAGQKGKIAMRATFHGTSGHSSFAPAHVNAVAYAARAVSMIDARARRYETEGPFDPAFTVPHATCLVTMIDGGVATNVTPDRCSFTFELRSIDELAAQADLDELLTEIRETLEPEMKAGHPDAGIRFERIFAYPAMGDARGTDAFAELRPVMPEYSGKVSYGSEGGVFEVEGGIPSIIVGPGSIEQAHKADEFVEIDQLNRCLHFLDNLLDQVGIQK
- a CDS encoding tripartite tricarboxylate transporter TctB family protein yields the protein MVKATLRGLCMAAFFAVVVWALIPVYVPRPAFIPGFAPPPDFWPRAVSIAGLALGLISASMALMGKTPPLNVEEIQEGTEPVRVLILRFVAALMALAAFVVLTEYLGFLLAAMVLTAATILLTGERRLLVWAGFCAVVVPLALQLFFSKALGTQFPPGLLFH